A DNA window from Setaria viridis chromosome 2, Setaria_viridis_v4.0, whole genome shotgun sequence contains the following coding sequences:
- the LOC117844884 gene encoding CBL-interacting protein kinase 2 produces the protein MAEQKGNVLMQKYEMGKMLGQGTFAKVYRARNTKTSESVAIKVIDKEKVMKVGLIDQIKREISVMKLVRHPNIVQLYEVMATKTKIYFVLEHVRGGELFNKVQRGRLKEDAARKYFQQLICAVDFCHSRGVYHRDLKPENLLLDENSNLKVSDFGLSALAECKRQDGLLHTTCGTPAYVAPEVINRKGYDGAKADIWSCGVILFVLLAGYLPFHDKNLMDMYKKIGKAEFKCPSWFSTDVRRLLQRILDPNPSTRISMEKIMENPWFRKGLNAKLLRYNLQTKDAPPLDMNADFDSVSNIANTESKQQEAKKPINMNAFDIISLSTGLDLSGMFEESDKKRESKFTSTNTSSTIISKIEDVAKSLRLKLTKKDGGLLKMEGSKPGRKGVMGIDAEIFEVSPNFHLVEIKKANGDTLEYQKVLNQEMRPALKDIVWAWQGEQPKQQQQPCC, from the coding sequence ATGGCGGAACAGAAAGGAAATGTTTTGATGCAGAAGTATGAGATGGGAAAAATGCTTGGACAAGGAACCTTTGCCAAGGTGTACCGTGCCCGTAACACAAAGACCTCTGAAAGTGTCGCGATCAAGGTGATCGACAAAGAGAAGGTTATGAAGGTTGGCCTCATCGATCAGATCAAGAGGGAAATCTCTGTCATGAAGCTTGTGAGACATCCCAACATTGTGCAGCTATATGAGGTTATGGCTACCAAAACCAAGATATACTTTGTGTTGGAGCATGTGAGAGGCGGAGAGCTGTTCAATAAAGTTCAGCGAGGACGTCTCAAGGAGGATGCTGCTCGCAAGTACTTCCAACAGCTGATCTGCGCTGTGGACTTTTGCCATAGCAGGGGTGTCTATCATCGAGATTTGAAGCCGGAGAACCTTCTGCTTGATGAGAATAGCAATCTCAAGGTGTCGGATTTCGGTCTAAGTGCACTTGCTGAATGCAAAAGACAAGACGGCCTGTTGCACACAACCTGTGGCACACCTGCTTATGTCGCACCAGAAGTTATCAATAGAAAAGGTTACGACGGTGCAAAGGCTGACATCTGGTCTTGTGGGGTCATCCTCTTTGTGCTACTTGCTGGGTATCTCCCGTTCCATGATAAAAACTTGATGGATATGTATAAGAAGATTGGGAAAGCAGAGTTCAAATGTCCAAGTTGGTTCTCTACCGATGTCCGAAGGCTTTTGCAAAGGATTCTTGATCCTAACCCCAGTACGAGAATCTCAATGGAAAAAATCATGGAGAATCCATGGTTTAGGAAGGGACTAAATGCAAAGCTACTCAGGTATAACTTACAAACAAAGGATGCCCCTCCTTTGGACATGAATGCAGATTTTGATTCTGTGAGTAACATCGCAAATACGGAGAGCAAGCAACAAGAAGCAAAGAAGCCCATCAACATGAATGCATTTGATATAATATCTCTATCAACTGGTTTGGACCTGTCAGGTATGTTTGAAGAATCTGACAAAAAGAGAGAGTCTAAATTCACGTCCACCAACACAAGCTCGACGATCATATCAAAGATTGAGGATGTTGCAAAGAGTTTGCGGTTGAAGCTCACAAAGAAGGATGGTGGTTTGTTGAAGATGGAAGGTTCCAAGCCTGGAAGGAAAGGGGTGATGGGCATTGATGCTGAAATATTTGAGGTTAGCCCGAACTTTCACCTTGTGGAGATAAAAAAGGCAAACGGTGATACTCTAGAGTACCAGAAGGTTTTGAACCAAGAGATGAGGCCAGCACTAAAGGACATAGTATGGGCTTGGCAAGGTGAGCAGCcgaagcagcaacagcagccgtGCTGTTAA